DNA sequence from the Sphingobacteriales bacterium genome:
ATATAAATGCTGATGTGGTCCAGTACGCGGAGTTTCTTTTTGAGTTTTTCTTTCTGGATGGCATGATAAATGGTGGAAGATGCATATACCATAATCAGGCCGATGCTGAATACGATGCATGCCACCAAATAGATGGTTTTAACGTGAAAAGCTTTGTGCAGTAAAAAAGGAGTCGCAATCAGAAAGAATAAGATTCCTATTCCGTGTGTTATACTGTTAGCAATTTCCTTTTTTATTTCAACTTTCATTAAGTATATTTATGAAATTAAAGATACAGAATAATATGAGAAAACCGGCTGTGAAATCAAGGCGTCCTATTATCGTTTCTTTAATAGTAGGTATCTTTTTCGTGTCTTGTTACCCGTTGTCAACCGGAGCGATTAAATGGAGAATCAAATGGGATAAGAATTTACTGGCCGGAAAAAAGGAATTCTTGTCCGCAACCGTTTCCAATGTATCCAAATCACCCAACATCATTTTAATCGTGGCAGATGATTTGGGGCTGAATGACGTCAGTTGTTATGGCAATTCCACGGTTCAAACGCCCTTCATCGACGAATTGGCACAAGAAGGGGTGAAATGCACAAAAGGGTATGTATCTTCTCCGATTTGTGCACCATCGAGGTGTGGTATTCTCACCGGCCGCTATCAGCAGCGATGCGGATTTGAAACCCAGCAGATGGAGTTTTATCCTACCAACCTGATTGAGTATTTTACGGGCAAGTATTTCTCTGAGAAAGACAGCTCCTGGGTGGTTGTTACAAAGCCGCATTATCCCAGAGAATGGGAAATTGTCAAACAGGGTATCCCTCCTTCAGAAATAACACTTGCAGAGTTACTGAAAAAAAATAATTATGCTACCGGTATCATCGGCAAATGGCATTTAGGTAAAAATCCGGAAATCAATATTCCCGGTAAATGCGGCTTTGATTATCAGTATGGCTGTTATGGTGCCTTCACCTTGTATGCCGAAAAAGAATTTCAGGATAATATTGTGAATCACCGGAGAACAAATTTTGAGGCAAAATATCAGTGGCAGATGGCAAGGAAGGAAGACGCCATGATTTATGAAAACAACAAGAAGATAAAACATGAAGCACAATACCTTACGGATGCGATTCGTGACCGCTCCATTCAGTTTATAGAGAAGAATAAAGACAGACCATTCTTCTTATATATTCCTTTCACTGCGCCGCATGAGCCTTATCAGGCGCCGCTGGATTTATTTGCCAGAGAATATTATAATACAAAAGATAAAGGAAAAGCGGTTTATAATGCCATCATCCGTTCCATGGATAATGCAGTGGGTGCGATTCACCAAAAAATAAAAGATTTGAATCTGGATGAGAATACGATGATTATATTTTTGAGTGATAATGGGCCTGCCACTTACACACAGATTCCTACAAGTGAGCCATTGAAAGGCGGAAAACTGACACAATTTGAGGGAGGCATAAAAGTTCCGTTTATCTTTAAATGGAAAAGCCATTTGCCGGAAAATACAGCTTATAATGAATCGGTCATTTCGCTTGATATTTTTACAACCGTCGCAGCCATCTGCAATATCAATTTATCTATCGACAGAATTTATGATGGTACCAATCTGTTTCCGTATCTGTCCGGACAAAACGATGCTGCTCCGCACGATAAATTGTTTTGGAGGGCGGATCACATACATGCTGTCATAAAAGGCGATTATAAACTGATTTTCAGTTCAAGAGATAAATGGGTTGAATTGTATAATCTGAAAACTGACAAGGGAGAGAGAAACAATCTGCATCTATTGATGCCTGATAAAGTCACGGAATTGACCAAAGATATCGAGGACTGGGAGTTGACGCTTCCCAAAAAACCCTTATGGCCGCGGCTGATGGACCATCGTTTTATAATAGAAGGGGTAGAATATTTATTTCCAACCTAACCTGTTTCTATGCTGTATTCCGTGTTTTACATCTTATTAAGGCATCATCCGACTCGATTCTTGTGTTGTCTCGTATCCATCCTTTTTATTTCCTGTGAGCCTAACAAGCCTTCCGGATGGATTAGAAAGGACGGCATGGTACTGATTCCCGGAGGAGAATTTGAGATGGGCGGAAACAATGAGCAGTCAAGGGTTGATGAATTTCCTGTACATAAAATGAAGGTACCTGATTTTTGGATGGACGAGACAGAGGTGACGAATGCACAGTTTAAAAAATTTACAGACGCTGCCGGCTATGTTACCACCGCAGAAAAAGATTTTGAATATCAGGATGAGCAGGGTAAGCCGGTTTTTCAGAAAGCAGGCTCTCTTGTTTTTAATCCTCTAAAACCCGGTGAAGAAGCAAACCCGAATACCTGGTGGAAATTTGTGGAAGGTGCTGACTGGAAACATCCTGAAGGGCCGGAGTCTTCCATCGAAGGCAAAGAAAATTTCCCGGTGGTACATATTTCCTGGTATGATGCATTGGAATATTGCAGGTGGTCCGGAAAACGGTTGCCAACGGAAGCGGAATGGGAATATGCAGCAAGAGGTGGTATGGAAGACAAAATTTATACATGGGGGAACGAGTCTGTTAATAGAGGAAATCAAAAATGCAACAGCTGGAACGGCGATTTCCCGTATCTGAATACACGATTGGATAAATACGAACGGGCAGCTCCGGTGAAATCCTACGCTCCTAACAACTTCGGATTGTATGATATAGCCGGCAATGTTTGGGAGTGGTGTGAAGACTGGTATGTGAAAGATATTTATGTTTATTGTAAGAAAAATAATATCTTTAATATATCTGTTAATGACAGGCAAACAGAAATTATGAAAATCGAACGACCTATGGAAAAGGTCATCAGGGGCGGCTCATTTTTGTGCAATGACAGCTACTGTTCCGGATTCAGGGTGTCGGCACGAATGAAAACATCACCTGAAACCGGTTTGCAGCATACGGGTTTCAGATGTGTGCGTGATGTAAAAGTTAAGTGACATGAGAAAGAGTTTGATGATTGGATTTTTATTTTTGGTTCCATCGCTTTTATTCGGCGAAATGAAACCCCATGTGTTTAAGATGGGTGCCCGCCCTAAACTTCAGATTGGTTTTCAGTCCGGGATAAATATAGACCATTATGTTTATCAGTATAAAGCACAAAAAGATGTTGGATTGGGGTATCAGGGCGGGATTTTTTTCAGGGTATCCAGACAGAAAGTTTTTGCTCAGTTTGAACTGAATTATTTGTGGTCACAGGTTCATATCAACAGTGATGCATTGACAGGCACTATCGGTCAAAATATCCCAATTGGTCATCTGACCATGCGTTATCATACGTTTGGAATTCCTTTTATTTTTGGCGCCATCCCTGTCAAAAAACCTATTTTTAAGTGGAGGATATACAATGGAATCGAGGCTGATTTTATCATGAAGGCACATGCCGTATTATATCAGCAAAACAGTAAAGAAGTCTATAAGCTGAAACTGAATGAAAAGAGAGCAATACTCAGGCCGGAACAATTCAGTTACCAGCTGGGAACCGGAATGGATATTGCCATGTTTATCTTTGATTTTAAATATAATTTAGGATTCCGCAGTTTTTACAAGGAAGTTTTCCGGACGCAGACCCACATGTTCCAAATGACAGCCGGCGTCATATTTTAATTTTTTTTTACATCTTGTTATTGTAATTTATACATCGAGTTTCTATTTTTACCGTTATGTCTGAATATCTATTTGCCTATGGCACCCTGCGCCTGAACCAAAATCACCCTATGGCGGGGGCACTGGCTGAAAATGCGACCCTCATCGGCATGGCAATACTGCCCAAAGCCCGTTTATACAGAATTGACTGGTATCCGGCATTAATCGAAACCACGGATGCCGGTGATGAAGTCATAGGCGATGTATTTAAGCTGAACGATGCTGCGGTACTGAAGAAAATAGATGAATACGAAGGGATAGGAGTTGGAACGGTACCGTATGAATACAGAAGGGTAAAGGCAACCATCAATACGGAAAAGGAAGAGCTGGAAAGCTGGGTGTATTTTTACAACATCCCCCTTCCTGAAAACGCTGAACGGATAGAATCCGGTGATTTCTTAAATCCATGATATGCGAACGGCAAGCCTGATAGTAATGATGAAAATAGTTGGCATACTGTATGCACAGGATTCTTTATCCGTCAGGCCTAAACATTTAAATGCACAAAGTATTTTATTTGCGGATACCCAGAAGCAAAAGCAGGATTCAGCGATTTTCAAAACGCCAGCCTACAAACAGGGATTTTTCTGCAATTTCGAAGACCAGCTGAATCGCAAGAAAGTACCGATAGATTTTTCCCTGGGAAACAGCAAGTATTAATTCACCCACATCTTCAAAAATAAGATCCGTTATGCAGGACAGAGCCATTGTAGATATGAATATAGACCTGGAGGATTTTTTTCAGACCAAAACGGTTCAGGTTATCGAAGCAATTACCGGCGATGAACAGCCGTTATGGGGAATGATGAGTATCCATCACATGCTGGAGCATCTTGTTTTCCCCCTTGAGTTTGTCCTTTTCAACGAGAAGGTACAGCTGATTACTCCTGCAGAAAAACTTCCAAGGCAGCGGGAGTTTTTATACAGCGAATACGGCATGCCTGTCAGTTTTAAACCACCTTTTCTTCCAAAAGACGAAACTGTTCCCCTGAAAACCGCAACCTTACAGGAAGCAAAAGACCAACTGAAACGAACCATTTCGCAATTCCTCCATACCATTAACAAGCCTGATTTTACAACATTGCTGCATCCGTTATTCGGTCGGCTGGATAAACGGGAATGGCTGATTTTTCAGTACAAACACTTTATGCATCATTTTATGCAATTCGGATTGGTGTAGTTTAATGAAAAATTTACTGTATTATCTCAAACAAATACCTGTTATTCCCTAACTTCGTCGCATTATGGCAATGGAACTACCTACCGTACAAGGGATCTTAAAGGCAAAAAATGTGCTGAGCAATGTTGTGGAAACCACTCCGTTGAAGCTCAATGAGCATCTTTCAGAAGAATTCGGTTCAAAAATTTATCTCAAAAGAGAGGATTTGCAGGTCGTTCGTTCCTATAAAATAAGGGGTGCTTATAACCTCATGTCTCAGTTGTCTGCAGCACAAAAAAAACAAGGCGTCGTTTGTTCCAGTGCCGGCAATCATGCGCAGGGATTTGCCCTGTCCTGCAGCCTGCTGAAAATAAAAGGGATTGTCTTTATGCCGGTGACTACACCCAAACAAAAGGTATCTGCGGTGGAACGCCTGGGTAAAAAATATGTGGATATTGTTTTATCCGGAGATACCTACGACGATGCAAAGAATGCGGCCATCAAATTCACACAGAAGGAAAATAAGATTTTTGTTTCCCCATTCGACCATAAACTGATTATTGAAGGACAAGGTACGGTTGGTTTGGAAGTGCTGGAGCAGATGGGTAAGAAAAAGATTGATTATGTTTTTGTTCCCATTGGCGGCGGTGGTCTCGTTGCCGGAATCATTACCTGGTTCAAACAGTTTTCGCCTGCAACCAAGATAATCGGTGTGGAACCGGCAGGAGCGCCGGCGATGGAACAGTCCATCAAAAAAAACAAGGTCATCCTGCTCGATAAAATAGACAGTTTTGTGGATGGCGCTGCCGTCAAACAGGTGGGACATATCACCCTGCCGATTTGCAAAAAAGGACTGGATGATATGGTTCTGGTACCGGAAGGCAGAATCTGCACCCGCATTCTGCAGCTCTATAACCAGGATGCGATAGTGGCGGAGCCGGCTGGTGCCTTGTCGATTGCCGCACTGGATTTTTATAAAGAGCAGATCCGGGGAAAAACGGTGGTCTGCATCCTGAGCGGTGGTAATAACGATATCGAACGTATGCCGGATATCAAGGAGCGCTCCCTGATTTATGAAGGATTAAAACATTATTTCATTATAAAATTCCCGCAGCGCAGCGGTGCATTGAAGCAGTTTGTCAATAAGGTGCTGGGTGAAAATGATGACATCACGCTGTTTGAATATACCAAGAAAAACAGCAAGGAAAGCGGACCGGCTTTAGTCGGTATCGAGCAGAAAAACAGGAGCGATTACGATGCACTCCTGCAGCGTATGAAGAAATATAAGGTGGATTATATTCCGATTCAGGAAAACCCTATGCTGTTTAATTTCCTGATATAACCAGACATTATTGGAAATTAACACCATTGCGAATGTATTTACGGGTAACAATCAGGTGTATGAATCTAACCGTTGGTTTTCCTGTACACAAAATGTCTGATTTGTATCATACGAACCATTTGCAATAGCTCAAAATTCCCTCTTTCATATAAAACAGCGTGTTAATTCCCGAATACTCGATGAAATATGCCAAATACTCAATTATAATCATTTCTGATGAATTTATTGTAGATTTAATTAACAAATATACAACGATGAGAATCATCACTAAACATGTAACCATTATCTGTATCTGTATGCTTGCTGCCTGTAATAAAGAAATTACCGGCATTAATACAACTTTCAAAAATCTGCGTGTAGAAGTTGGCAACAGAGTATCCTTTGTACTTAAAGAAGATGGTTCGCTTTGGGCAAGCGGGAAAAGAAATGGAGGAGAACTTGGTATCGGCACCGGACCAAACAGCGCTACGTTCATGAAAATTGCTGATAGTGTTGCTCAGGTATCGGCAGGCAGCTCTCAAACGTTCATTTTAAAGGCAGATAAAACGCTTTGGGTTACAGGAAGTAATTATGTTGGTGAACTAGGAATTGACGATACAATTCACGCTAATTTATTTTATTTCACGTTTGCAGAAGATAGTGTGGAAAGTATCAGTTGTAATGGTCAATCGTCTTTTATAATAAAAACTGATTATACACTTTGGGCTGCTGGCAATAATGACAACGGACAATTAGGTTTAGGCAGAATTGGCTCAACTCCTGTTTTTAAAAAAGTAAAAGATAATATTGCGTTTGTTTCAGCTGGCAACGGACATTCGTTGGCTGTTGACCGTTCAGGATTCTTGTATGCGACAGGCGATAATGAATATTTTCAATTTGGCAACGGTACGGATAATAGTTCCAATACCTTCAGATATGTGTTAGACAGCGTTAAAATTGCCGCTGCAGGGAGCAGTCATAGCATGATCATACGAATGGATAATTCACTTTGGATTAGTGGCGTCAACCAGTTTGGTGCAGTTGGTAATGGTAATATCGGCGATATTATGGCATTTAATAAAATTGCGGACAACATACGATTTATAAGTACCGGCGATTACACTTCATTTTATGTTGACTTTGCGGGGAATCTTTATGGAACGGGTGCAAACCATCACGGACAATTGGGAGACAGCAGCACAGCGCATCCGGTCACTGCCTTCAAACTGATTCATACCGGCGTAACCAATGTTTCAACAGGTTTTTACAATTCCATGATTATGAAGAATGATACCGTTTATACTACCGGTAACAACGAATATGGTCAATTAGGTGATGGTACAAATTTTAATTCTTTATATTTCAGAGTTGTATTTGACCGGTAATTGAAAAGTATCTGCAGGATGCTTTACCAAACCTGGCAGATTCTCAGATAAATATAGAATTGGACTATTTTTTAGTACATTATATTTTAGGTTATAAATAAGAATAAAATGAGAAAATTCACTCAGGTATTTATCTTACTGATGGCAGCTGTATCAGCAAAGGCTCAGGAATTTAAGATACTTTCAACAATCAGTGTTGAAACAGACTACGAATACGGGGGCGTAAAAGGGTTTAATATTACTTATAAATACAATTTCCTTTCACTGGAAGAATTTGCACATAACGACACGTTGCTCCGTGGCTGTGAATTTAAATTAACGACACAGCTATTGGCGAATAATGAAAAGGTAAAACCTGCCCAGGGATATAAATCGGTTACAAACAGCAGTGGTGTTCTGGAATATACTATTAAATTAAAAGGAAGGGAAATTCAACCTTCATACTTTGATAAAAAGGTAACACAATTCATTCCTTATGCCGCCCTAAATCTTACTGAAGGCGAAAACACCGTTACAGTACAGGCAGAAATGAGCGGTAAAGATGCAGATGGACATTTGCATCAGCATAAAAAGGAGAAAAAAGACATTTCATTCAAAAAACCGCCCACCAAATTATTTACCTTGAATATAGATTATATAGAAGTAAATCCACATAACGCAAAGGGCCATGTCTGGGATTATGCCATGTTTAATTCGGATGCACCAGATGTTGGGGTAAATGTTTTAGTGGGCAATACAAGCGTGTTTAGGTCAAATGTAAATGATTCACACATGTTTGCTGCAGGACCCAATTCAAAGAATATCTCATTTATGATTTCAGCAAAAGATAAGATCAGCGTTCTGATCCAAGACATTGACGTACTGTTTCATGACCTTATCGCTAAATGGGAGATTGCCACTAGATATAAGAAAGACGGTCAGGTCTATACATACGATAACACAAACGCCAACATCAAGTCATGCAGCGTAAATTATAAAATTAATTAGTATGAGCAAGAAATCAATAATTTTCGGCATTTTATTTTTGATGATGATAAGTGCCTGCAAAAAAGAAAATCAACAAACGCCGGTTGTTTACGTTGCAGGTCATCAGTTAAATGGAGCTGATAACTGGATAGCTAAATATTGGAAAAATGGAAAATTAATAAATCTGTCTGATGGAACCAAAAGCGAGCTGACCAACACCATTGTAGTGCAAAATGGAAATGTATATGTTTCCGGAACTGCCTATTATGACGGATTTTCTGTAGCTAAGTATTGGAAAAATGGAACTGGTATAAATTTAACAGATGGAACAGCAAATGCCTTTACAACAGATATGAAAGTTGTTAATAATGATATATATATTTCAGGATCAGTAATAGAAGATGGAATTTACAAAGCTGTATATTGGAAAAATGGAATAATTAACTATCTCACAAATGGTCCTAACTATGCTGGAGCAAGTTCTATTTTTATTCTAAACAACAATGTATTTGTTGGCGGCTATAAAAGAGCTGCAAACGGAAATTTAGTAGCAATGTATTGGAAAAACAGTGCCCCATTTGTAATTTCAACATCTGCAAATTATTC
Encoded proteins:
- a CDS encoding sulfatase-like hydrolase/transferase; protein product: MKLKIQNNMRKPAVKSRRPIIVSLIVGIFFVSCYPLSTGAIKWRIKWDKNLLAGKKEFLSATVSNVSKSPNIILIVADDLGLNDVSCYGNSTVQTPFIDELAQEGVKCTKGYVSSPICAPSRCGILTGRYQQRCGFETQQMEFYPTNLIEYFTGKYFSEKDSSWVVVTKPHYPREWEIVKQGIPPSEITLAELLKKNNYATGIIGKWHLGKNPEINIPGKCGFDYQYGCYGAFTLYAEKEFQDNIVNHRRTNFEAKYQWQMARKEDAMIYENNKKIKHEAQYLTDAIRDRSIQFIEKNKDRPFFLYIPFTAPHEPYQAPLDLFAREYYNTKDKGKAVYNAIIRSMDNAVGAIHQKIKDLNLDENTMIIFLSDNGPATYTQIPTSEPLKGGKLTQFEGGIKVPFIFKWKSHLPENTAYNESVISLDIFTTVAAICNINLSIDRIYDGTNLFPYLSGQNDAAPHDKLFWRADHIHAVIKGDYKLIFSSRDKWVELYNLKTDKGERNNLHLLMPDKVTELTKDIEDWELTLPKKPLWPRLMDHRFIIEGVEYLFPT
- the ilvA gene encoding threonine ammonia-lyase produces the protein MELPTVQGILKAKNVLSNVVETTPLKLNEHLSEEFGSKIYLKREDLQVVRSYKIRGAYNLMSQLSAAQKKQGVVCSSAGNHAQGFALSCSLLKIKGIVFMPVTTPKQKVSAVERLGKKYVDIVLSGDTYDDAKNAAIKFTQKENKIFVSPFDHKLIIEGQGTVGLEVLEQMGKKKIDYVFVPIGGGGLVAGIITWFKQFSPATKIIGVEPAGAPAMEQSIKKNKVILLDKIDSFVDGAAVKQVGHITLPICKKGLDDMVLVPEGRICTRILQLYNQDAIVAEPAGALSIAALDFYKEQIRGKTVVCILSGGNNDIERMPDIKERSLIYEGLKHYFIIKFPQRSGALKQFVNKVLGENDDITLFEYTKKNSKESGPALVGIEQKNRSDYDALLQRMKKYKVDYIPIQENPMLFNFLI
- a CDS encoding gamma-glutamylcyclotransferase; the protein is MSEYLFAYGTLRLNQNHPMAGALAENATLIGMAILPKARLYRIDWYPALIETTDAGDEVIGDVFKLNDAAVLKKIDEYEGIGVGTVPYEYRRVKATINTEKEELESWVYFYNIPLPENAERIESGDFLNP
- a CDS encoding outer membrane beta-barrel protein — protein: MRKSLMIGFLFLVPSLLFGEMKPHVFKMGARPKLQIGFQSGINIDHYVYQYKAQKDVGLGYQGGIFFRVSRQKVFAQFELNYLWSQVHINSDALTGTIGQNIPIGHLTMRYHTFGIPFIFGAIPVKKPIFKWRIYNGIEADFIMKAHAVLYQQNSKEVYKLKLNEKRAILRPEQFSYQLGTGMDIAMFIFDFKYNLGFRSFYKEVFRTQTHMFQMTAGVIF
- a CDS encoding DUF1569 domain-containing protein, translated to MQDRAIVDMNIDLEDFFQTKTVQVIEAITGDEQPLWGMMSIHHMLEHLVFPLEFVLFNEKVQLITPAEKLPRQREFLYSEYGMPVSFKPPFLPKDETVPLKTATLQEAKDQLKRTISQFLHTINKPDFTTLLHPLFGRLDKREWLIFQYKHFMHHFMQFGLV
- a CDS encoding formylglycine-generating enzyme family protein, whose protein sequence is MLYSVFYILLRHHPTRFLCCLVSILFISCEPNKPSGWIRKDGMVLIPGGEFEMGGNNEQSRVDEFPVHKMKVPDFWMDETEVTNAQFKKFTDAAGYVTTAEKDFEYQDEQGKPVFQKAGSLVFNPLKPGEEANPNTWWKFVEGADWKHPEGPESSIEGKENFPVVHISWYDALEYCRWSGKRLPTEAEWEYAARGGMEDKIYTWGNESVNRGNQKCNSWNGDFPYLNTRLDKYERAAPVKSYAPNNFGLYDIAGNVWEWCEDWYVKDIYVYCKKNNIFNISVNDRQTEIMKIERPMEKVIRGGSFLCNDSYCSGFRVSARMKTSPETGLQHTGFRCVRDVKVK